In Sphingomonas sp. LT1P40, the DNA window ACGCACGGCTGAAGATGTGTCTGCATTCGATGCGCGCTGGGTCAAGGCGGTTCGGGAATATGTGGCGATCGCTGCCCTTCCAAAGCATTTGCGCAAGGCGCGGCTTGCAGCGCGCCGTGATGTGCTGCGATCGAAACCGGATGCGGATTCAAAGGCGATCGCCGCCGATATGGACCGAGAACTCAACGCGCCGCGCAAAGCGCTGCGTGAGCCGTTACCGCCCGCGCCCTAACGCCCCCAACCGACCTTGCGCACCGGCACCGGGTCACTACGCCGCAGGTACGGTGCGACGAGATTGCGGGCGCGGAAATATTCCTGTTCGACTGGCTCCAGCGTGTCGAAATTGCCGATAACGCGGCGGCATTTGTCGCTGCGGCACTGGCAGATCATATGCCAGTTGGATTGCGCGAGGGTGGTTGAATAATCCCATGTCACCTCGTCGCCGCTGGCGATCGGGCGGATTGCGACGAGGATCACCCCGTCCTCGGTGAAGCGCAGTCCGGCATTGGGATCGCAGCTGTGGTTGACGAGATCGTCGAGCTGGCCGGACGGCCCCATATAATGGTCAGGCGTGACCTGAACGAAGCGGTCGTCGCTGCCGCGCATCAGGCTGGGGATTTCATCCGTGTGGAAACGCCGTCCGGTGAAGCGCATCAACTCCGCCCCCTCGGCGAAGCGACAGGTGGCATACACCGCCTTGCCGAGATGGTTCTCACCGACCGCGAACAAATTGCGTGACGGGCGATAGCGATCAAGCACGAGGAAACCGCCGCGTTTCCAGCCGAGCGAGCGCAGCGGGTTGATTGTGGTCAGCCCGATCATGAACCAGATGCTGGCGTGACAGGCGAGTTCGACGAAAATGTAGGTAAACTCATCGGCCCCGCCGCCGCCCGCGCGCACGGCGACCAGCAACGTGGCGAGGTCGCCCAGCGTCCACAGTCCCCAGGCGGGCGAGCGTTCGCGGCTGCGGTCCTTCCACACGCTGGCCCAGGTCGGCCAGAAGCTGACCGGCACG includes these proteins:
- a CDS encoding SET domain-containing protein-lysine N-methyltransferase: MTGDIWFLIAMSFSFAAYGVYLLGLRRQIVQPNRASWLIWSASAAAEALTYHAVNPGAPQSWVFLLSAICCIFVTLALWRRSNWASPTTTEALCMAACLIALLIWVAFRETFWAHMLVVAAVPVSFWPTWASVWKDRSRERSPAWGLWTLGDLATLLVAVRAGGGGADEFTYIFVELACHASIWFMIGLTTINPLRSLGWKRGGFLVLDRYRPSRNLFAVGENHLGKAVYATCRFAEGAELMRFTGRRFHTDEIPSLMRGSDDRFVQVTPDHYMGPSGQLDDLVNHSCDPNAGLRFTEDGVILVAIRPIASGDEVTWDYSTTLAQSNWHMICQCRSDKCRRVIGNFDTLEPVEQEYFRARNLVAPYLRRSDPVPVRKVGWGR